agtgtatttgtttccagaaaaacagaaacggttaataatggtcatttttactgagaaatcaagagaaatgtctaatttcaggaggggggctaataatatcgtcttcAACTGTAACTCAAGAGTTCACGTaggttcattcacacacacacacacttgaacaatgactctctcacagacacacacacacacacacacacacacacactccctcctgctgagctgtgctgtgtcttGTTTGTACAGGAAGCAGGTGATGGACGACGATAAGCGGCGTCTGCGGCTGTACCAGGAGCGGTACCTTGCCGATGGGGACCTGCACTCAGATGGCCCGGGCAGAACCAGACGCTTCCGATGGAAAAACATCGGTAAGCATTTTTTTATACAGATGCACGTTAacgcgtgagtgtgcgcgtgcgtgtgcatacacacatgaatATTCTTAACCATCACATATGAATATTCTTAACCATCTCCCATTGCTCAAGAATTTAAAAGAAGGATGAAGATAAATCGTTTCCAACCAAGCAGTCACGAGTCATTCTGAGAACAACCAAACCAAGTCATTCTCAGAAATCGTTCACTGGACGGGGACAGAGAATATGCTGCTTTAAAGTCACTGATTGAAATGAATGTGctcttttgtctttgttttctACAGATGACGGCTTTGACTTTGATGGGCCTGgagttgaaggagaggaagaggaggaggaagaggagatggaccAGACAGAACTGCAGAGGCGGAAAGAGAGACTGGAGAGGGAGCAGTGGCTACGggaacagcaggtgtgtgtgcgtgcgcaagggGGCGGTGGttgtggggcaaaggggtcagttgtcccgggcccatgggcagagggggcccaaaattgggtcctatattatacagtataagcTAAGTGTGTCCATACACACTTCAGCCAATGAAATATGCATGTGTCTTCCATCAATGCGAGACCTGGGATTGTGAGTAGAGGACGAGCATTAAGTTTTAAATGTTATGCCATTAACAATGTGTGTGGATGAAGATTTCCACAGTTTGAGTGCTGCAGGGTGTTCTATTTGCTTAATAGACTTGTTAGACCAATAAATGACCTATACATTTTCCAAGTCTCATATTTCTTAACCTTTTAGCTACCAGAAATTTTATAGAATGCGGCAGAATTCAAAcgagaattctaaggaaaaatttaaatgttggtcatattttaaataatgtcaaataacttgaaaagaaattaaaagtgtcaattacaagttactttcatattaaagtagagaaaacacactttcaaatggtatatcatttatggataattaattgttcagtattcccatagagtgcctttcaTGTGAATTAAATGATAAAACTGATAAAATCCGATAtgatccatctatctatctatctatctatctatctatctatctatccttccgtccatccatccatccagggtcaaagttgaacaatgaacatgtgacgacaacaaatgtcgttcacccagaagtTCTGTTTTCAAGCGGTATGGATTATATGCGATAACTGTGATGGAGTAGCGAATAATGTTTggactaaaccatgccaaagacgtgtactcgtaaggataaccgtagaagtgtccgcgatagcagacaggacatgaatagAGCTCTAAGGAAGTCTCTTCttccccaatttggcacaggtaagacgcgccaggcatcaccgactaatactgaatttaagtgctacaaacaccacgttggtaggctattattggaagttagcattcaactcaacgtcttcacgcagatttttatgaaggacgacgcggagtagtaacagtccttgactgctttgccaaagctgacacgcaaaatgagtattgTTGCATGCTGCGCCTCCTACACGTGATGCGCCTGTTGCGCTGAGCTGTCGTTGTTCAGGAAACTACGATAGTTAGatacaaacataggcctatggcagagtttctcaaactttttcagaccgaggaccgctttgtccccccaaaaatgttcagggaccacctgtcaattgaATAGACAGTTGACGGGTACTAATTTGACACGTCTAATAGGCCCTATGGTGACTCTGAAAACATAACGAAGAcagttttttaatatttttaatatgtggcgtgtagacatcggctggacagttgtgtttgctatttaggaccatgacagaacccatcacagttgaacaccatctcatagcCTAATAAAACATCAtaatctaaaaatagcctaaatattcataaacatgtgctgttgaccatgatcgaagatagatcgaagagggttggaagttttcatatttggtgtatattggttgtagaaacagaatggttgtgtttgtagccatccaatctcggacagccatcatttgaattgacggcagattgccaagtgGCATAAAGCGgtgcatctcgtaataaaatctaacaacacaaaaataaaataatataaacatatagtttttatactgaaagtataaaTAGTATAGTATAAGTATAGTATAAGTATAATATTGAGcttaagtgtttgaaagctggaaaaactgcatgatgcatatgaaaatgaaaatattagctatgaaaatattccgtccggccgcggccgttatggtagagAGGCGGACgggcgttcacggccgttatggtagctagagggttaacggATGAAGCATTGCCATTACGCATAGCTGCATTCCATGGTAATGATTACGTAATTAAATGATCATAATAATTGAACACTTGTCCTTTCTATTCCATTAGTCCTCCCTACTCACTTCACAAAGAGTGTATGTacagatgtctgtgtgtgggtatgttgTACATAGGTTGGTTATTATTCATCTGTGTTCATGGCTGATTCCCCGGTTAATTTTTTGTGCAGTCGGCTCAGGCCAAGAAGGGCAAAAGtacagaggaggatgaggatgaggaggagggctttggagaggaagaggacagccAGTTCATGAAGTTGGCCAAGAAGGTCATGGTCAAGACCATGCAGAAGAAAGGTCAGCCCACAACtattattcctctctctctgggaCTGTGTGcaaagtctgtctctctctccctgtctgtgtctctgtttctccttctctctctctctctctctctctctctctctctctctctctctctctctctctctctctctctccctctctctctctccctctcactagtTGTCATCGCTTCATCTGTGTTTgttgatgtctgtctgtgtgtttattccTCCCACTCATTCTTGTCCCATGTCATATTGTTTTCTTCCAGAGGTTCCGGTGGCCCCTGCTCAGGAGAAGCAGGCCCCCGCCTCCGACCCCTTCAGGAGACCTGCACCAACAGGAGTGGTGGGTTTTTTGTCATTGTTTACACTAGTGCTAATTCTGCATATAAAATTGATCTTCTTAATACACTCGTAACAAAAGTGCTTTAAATTGTTTGGCAATGGAAACGTGGTGAAACTTGATGacccatcttgaaagtgttggcctacAAAAGGAAATCTGTAATATAATCAGTTCATTTGCCATTTTATTTAGTATTATCACACGAAATATGGTCATTACCTTCCGTCCCATTCAAATGCTATTGCACAAACAAAAAACTGTGATGACGAAAGAAGAGTATGCCTCCAGCACCTTTTGGGCAGAGGCAAAAGAACCAACAAGCTCAATGAATGGATGAATACGAGTGGACGCTTGCCCCTTGAGCTCtctctgtacagtacatgcatcgtTATTATTTGTAGAAGTCCGCTGCAAAATCGTCCTAAAAGTTTATTAGATGTATAGAAAACGTTTGTTAAACGTATAGAAATACAGGCACTTCGTGCAATAAAAAATGCAGCAACAGTGCAGTTGTAGCTGTTGAAAAAGTAGCTTGTCcatttggggcagccgtggcctagtggtcaaggacatgggctttagatcagagggttgccagttggaatcccacccttccacgcccttgagcaaggcacttaaccccacactgctccagggactgtaaccaataccttatACTCAAAGGAACTGATTGAACTTGGGatgaaagcgtcagttaagtgtaatgtaatgtaatgactgcTGTTGTTGGACTGCTCTCTCCCCCAGGTGAGGAGGGGGTCTCTGCTGAGCCAGCCCAAGACCGTGCTGCAGAAGCTGGCCTCCATCTCTGACGCCAACCCCATCGGCCCACGCAACACCCGTGGCTTCCTCTTCCAGACCCTCTCCCCCGAGAAGGGCTCCgcacccaccaaccaaccaaaacCGGTACGTACGTCAGAGTAGTTCAAAACATTGAGGGTGGAGCTTACTACAGCACTTTCAAGAAACAGGTCCAGGACTGGACCTTGAAGCCTAGTACCGAACACAGCCACTGGGCGTTGGCAGCAGACACTAGCACATTTgttgacccctctctctctctctctctctctctctctctctctctctctctctttctttctttctttctttctttctttctttctttctttctttctttctttctttctttctttctttctttctttctttctttctttctttctctctttctttctctctttctttctctctttctttctttctttctctctttctttctttctctctttctttctctctctctctctttctctctctctctttctttctttctcgacTAAAATTGCCCATGATGATtcatatgtttttttaaatatgtgGGCCAGTTCAGCTGACAGTAAAACAAAGTTCTCAAACCTTCTTAGTTTGCTTAGTAGTTGTGTGCAGTAAGGTTGTTTGTCCACTAAGGGGAGCCACATGTTTTTAATGGTCTCAGGGTTGGTGTATGTCTTCCTCTCTCCGCCAGAGGGAGCCCTcctgtcttttatttattttaatatatttttcaGGGGGCTTCCACTTTATTTGTATATAACGGTGAATACGGGGACAGGAAATGTGCGGGAGAGACATGGGGGAAGTCTGGGAAATCACCCCGGGTCAGGTATCTACCTCGGGTCGCCGGCGTAACAGTGCAGTCGTTTGAGCCTCCACAGAGcccctattttttattttcactcaCTCAGTAATAACAAGGGGAGTATAGAGGCTGCCCAGTTACCATAGCACTACCAAGCAGAAGTTAAGAGAGGTCTTTCTGTGATTCTCTTTGACTCAGTTCAGTATATATTTGTATTGTCTACTTTTGTCCTGTCAAGCAAAATAACTAACCTATTTAGCTTCTGTCATTGGAAAGTCTGAGGGAGGTCCAAAGAAAAATAGACCTTTCTTGTAGGCTGATTATAGAGTGTGAATGAAGCCATTTAACACTTCTAACATTCTATTAATTGCAATTCATGCGGAACTGGACCCAAAGTAAAGTTAATGTTACAGAAATTAAAAATATGTTGATACCATAATCATAATCCATAATCAGCATGACACAGGAAAGCTCTGCAAAAGGGCTGTAGCGCTCCAGAACTCTAGTTGAACCACGCATTTTCTTGCCGATGACTACCGGTAGTttaatttcaagtctttctgtgACTGCTTCTTGTATGGCTTCTGTGCCCAGTGTGGTCTATTGGCTATACTGTAATTCCACATTGTGttatgtagggcagtcatgggtaagcggttagggcgtcagacttgtagcccaaaggttgccggttcgactcctgaccctccaggttggtagtgggagtaattaaccagtgctctcccccatcctcctccatgactgaggtaccctgagcatggtaccatcctgccgcactgctccgttGGGGTGCCATggggggctgccccccttgcacgggtgaggcataaatgcaatgtcgttgtgtgcagtgaacacttgcgtgctgtgtcacaatgacaataggagttggaatttcccatttgggctttcactttcatttatcTTTGCTTTATACCTAACATAGTGAGTAATCCGTTTCCCCAGTTATCATACAGTTAGCCTTTTTCGGTGGTGGCCCAAAGTAAATCTAATGTTTCTGAAACTACATGAGGACTCAAACTGTAGATATGTCTTCTAAACTCCATATTAGGATCGGTGACTGAGTTTTGTGCCCTGTGTGGTCTATTGGTTTGCACGTCACCATATTATCTGGGTCTATACGTTCCCTTTATTCTATTTGTCCTCATTCTTTGCTTGTTGTTTTTCCCTGCAGGCAAAGAAGAGGCTGGGTTCTGACTCCCCGGCATCCGTTGCCAAGAGACCGCGACAGGAGGTGAAGAAGACTACTGCCCCCGGACCCCAACGAAGCATTTTCAGCTACCTGgagaactaacacacacacacacacacacacacgcatgtatatgAAGTCTACATTTCCAAACAGTTTAGCTTGCAGCGTGTCCACAGGGTTTGTCTGGTACTGTTGTATACAATCTGTGCAGCTCACAGCTAAACTCTTTGGATCTACATCCCCCTCGCCCAGTTTTGGGGGACTATGGAATATTATAGCgggttttctttatttttattaatGTTACTAATGTTTTATCATGTAAATATTGTTGTATTTGGGTTTAAATTTAAGattgtttttaattgttttttgttgggtttttttactTGTATGTATTTTAGTATGCTGTAAATAAAGGATATTTTAACGTACACTGTTTGCAGTGAATGTTTGATTCTTTAATGGCTGTCACAAAAAAATGACAgctgatatgttttttttattattattatcatctcaTTTGCTCACATCTCAGATCACACTTTTCAGATACTTTTTACATGGAATAGGTTGACCCAATGGCTCAATCGAGGTGAGGGATTGCACTGTGTCGCAGCAGTGTGGTACAGTGTCTTGGTTTTACGATCCAGTTAAGTTCACCTCATTCAACACAAATGATCAAGATGCTGCTGAAACCGTACAGTAGGGACCTTTTGTAAATGCTGTTTTGCTCCCTCCTACAGTTTAGTACTGCTGTCATCAAAGGCACCCCTGTAAATGTTTGGGCATGGATACTAGTTTTGACTGGTCTTCTTGGTGACGTGAAAACTTAATACCAAGTGTAAGCCACCCAGGAGTGTGGAAGCAGTGGCCTATTCTTTCCACataaaagaataaagaaaagaaaagctgcAGGGACCCTCTAACGCCACCACACACTCGAACACATCCATAGCCACCGTGCGGTGCGCGAGACAAACGCTGGTGGGCGCGGGTGACCTGCCACTCCACATCCACCCGCGCGCGTCTGACAGTCCAACCGGCGGCGCGCCCGACGGCTCCTGTCACAATCATCGGCGCGACGCACACGACACGGAGGAAGGGGAGTAAAGCTTTTGGTCTCCAGAGGGCTTTTTTAACTCTACATTTCACAGGCCTCAACTAAGATCAGTTCAAGGTGGCTCATTTGTGTTAGAAACTGTGCTCGTGCCTGTTTTAACAATGTGTTGTTTCAATAACTCCAGGCATCACGAGTTTTGGAATAACAAACACTATTTAAATGTGAAAACATTATCATCAGAGTTCTGTTATTAAAATCACACCTTCCGCGGTTGTTTGCGTTTGGCCCTAATATTTGGTTTCTTGGTCTCCATAGttctcggctctgctctgctcggctcggctcatcttcctctccttggTTCATTTGGAAGATGTAGATGGTTTAGCATGTGACGAGGCCGCAGGCCGCGTTTCTTGTTTGATGTATTTTTTATGTGTTAAGGCTACTGTTGAAAGCTGGCGAGGCAGAGGGGCTGGAGACGCCTGGAGGAGCAGCACTTGAATAGGGATGTTGTTGGATGGGGTAGGGCGCTGTGGAGCGGGGGGTGCTGGTACACTGCCGCCAGCCATCGCTTGTCATGGGACGAGAGAAGAACAGTCTACTTACGAAGTCTGTGTGATGTACAAAAACATGTGCAGACACAACAGACGCAGTCTGTGAAGCCAAACGATCAGCTGTCACCGTTTTCTAGCATCGCTTTAACCTGAAAGAGCTATACGCGTAATGGTGACCAAATGAGTCCCCTGAATCGGTGCAATATCCACTAAGCAGGTGTATAAATAGTACCCCAAAGCATTAATACTATACCAATGTTATATTGTCTAAGGGTGCAGTTTGCCTCTGTACATTTCCCGTGTTTAGTGGGCCCCTGCCCAGTTTGGGAAATGAGTCATCCGCTCAGCCAGCGGTAGGCCTATGCGCATCATAAGCGCTgtatgggagaggggagggggagagagaggaggggaggttgaATCGCGGATAAACATCCGTTCAACAGCtcgacgggaggaggaggagggccaacTGGGAGGGTATCGCTGTCGTCCTTCACGAAGAATTAACGGTAAGACAAGGCCTTCTATTTATTTACCTCGGACTGTCTATTTTTGTGCGTGGCTGATTACTGTAATTTAACTGGCATAAGAGCAGTGCACCGCTAGCTGTGGAGGAGCGGGGAGCGCAGGGGTTTTTTCTGACGAATGCGGGAGCTGAGAGATGGGGTGAGACTCAACCAGAGCACAGCTGTTACATAATAGACAGTAGGCTAGATGGATTAATCTGCAGATGCACTGAAATGTTATTTAGTATTTGGTTTCAAAACGCGCGTAACCGTTTCATTTATGCGTGGACTGTTTTTGCCGAATTTCTCTCCACATTCGGCTATCTCCTATTCATAGCCTACAACCTAATGGGGAATAGCCTAATGCATGTCTTATTTGTAATAATGGGCAACCTTAATTATCGAAGTGTATTTGTCATATCTTGGGTTTACGCATCTATAAGACGCCAAGAGCACTGCCTACAGTCAAGGATGTCCTCTGTGGCAATTTCTGCTCTCATCTTACCACTTGATAGTCTGCGTGGTTAAATAGGCTACACCGAGGATGTCAACATGATGCTGACTTTGATGATGGGATGAGTCTTAGCATTTGTCACGATAATACAATGAGCAGCTAGTGTAAACACACTAGTCACGCTAACGAAGCCAGAGGCGCGAAGTGGCTGTCCTTCAGCACCACGTGCCATCACATCTGTAGACGAGGGCGCGTGCAGATTGTGAAGGGGGAAATTTTGCGAGACATCGGCTGCCTTTGGCCACATCAGCTGGAGTTTACTGACACACTAATCCGATAAAATACATCGATCCACTAAGAGAGCATTATGTTCGACCtttcaacaaaataaaaaagatttAGCCTATCTAGACCACTTGCCTCCATTATATTGGATTAGTCAATTGTTATTTTTGTTCGGTATCTGTTTTGTTGAAGGGGGTTGAGTGTCTCAgatgtacagtataggcctatagacTAAATGTTATGCTTATTGCTGTAAAATGTCATCTTCTGAAACTGCACATGTGTTACTGAAGTTTAAAAAAAGGATTTTCTATAGAAATAATGTGGCCTATTGGAAGTTCTTCAATAGGTAATGTCTTGCTATTTCTTGTATGCATGCCCATTATGCAACCACTTGTGTGTCTTGAGTTTAGTGCGTGATTGTTGTGTGTAAAGTTTCAATCTAGAGGAACCTCGCCCCTGTGGAAGTTTAAAAAGTCAGGTGTTGAGTCAAGTTCCATTAAGACTCTTGTCTTGTATTACTTGTCTGTGAGGGACTCCATTACAGAGAACCACAAACAAGCAATAAGAGTGAAATACAGAAGAAGTCTTCATGAAACTTGCATCGGCTCTCTTTTTACTTGTGCTTgttaagttttttattttctttaaggttctctctctctctctctctctctctctctccccacagagCTAAGGAGTCCCGCAGCCCATCCAGAATGCTCCAGCAGGAACGCCCCAACAACGCCACCTACGGTGCGCCCATGTCCTCCACCCTGCGGTTGCTCAGCAACAACTCCCAGCAACAACAGCTCAACAGGAAGCTGGAGAAGGACAGCAACTTCAACTTCCTGGGGGAGAATGACAGCACCAACAACTATGAGACCACCAGGCTGGGTGGAGGCGGAGACGAGAATCGCAACCAGGTGAGGCCTCGGTCGCTGGGGCCCATGGGCCGAGAGcagtcctccaccaccaccaccatcagcacccaGCAGCACCATGTGGGTATGCTGACCATGGGGCCTCTGTCGCCCCTCTCCCGCCTGCCCTGCTGGCGCCCTCTGGAGcctctggaggaggtggagagcggGGACGACGCAGGAGGACGCGTGCCCCCGGACGGGGCGGAGGAAGGCCTGGTCGACGAGGAGATGAGGAGGCTGAGCGACgacggggagaaggaggaggtggagaaggaactGGAGCTGTACTCTCTGGGCTCCAGCTCGAGGGATTACGGAAGAGAgctgggggaagaggaggaggaggaggatgggctgGAATGGGGTGACAGCGACGACGAAGAGTTTGCCTTCAGCTCCCACAGCTGCAGCGCGTCCTCGCTGGCCGACGCCGGAGGGGAGTCTGGAGGGCTGGGCAGCCTGAGCTCCACGTGGGACCGCCTCTGCATCGGGGACCAGAGCGGGAGCGTCAGCATCCGGAGCATCAGCATCAGGGGGAGCGTGGAGGGAACAGAGCCTGGGACGGAGGGCCGATCGGAGTCGGAGTCAGAATGGGACGCCGGTAAGGTTTTTTACATCACTTTGTTTTAACAATACACTACCCAAAGGTAAGCTAAACTTGGATGAGAATCTGCTCATCCGAGTTAGACTTGGGCTGGGACACCAGTAGGGGCTTTTTTTTCAGCACATTTTTCACATTACATTTCCCAAAGGTACTTGACTTCTTTGCATCTCTTTGAGTCCAGTAGTTGTTTACCGCTGAACTTGAATGAGACATTACATAACCCAAAGAGTTAAGCTGTAAGCCCCTTGTCATCTTTTTGAGCCTCTTTGAGTCCAGTTGTTACAGCTGaactttttaacttttttgaAAGAGAAGCTTCTGATCTTCTGAGTGGGGCACTGGTAGGgctttttaaaatacatttttaaatgtatatttaTGGGCTCTTTTGCCTTTATTGTGGACAGGATAGTGTACAccttgacaggaaatgagtgggagagagagacgaggtagGGTGGAGAAATGAATGACCCAGGGAGGATTCGTCCCCATGAGCATGCGAGCCCATTGGTGGTGTGGTGCATGCATTATTGTGTTGTTGTGCTACCTCTCCCCTCCATTACAtttttgtacattacattacccaAATAGTAAAAGCAATTTTACTTTTGCCAGCGACTTTGCTTCTTTGAGCTTTTTTGAGTCCAGTTCCTTACAGCCAAACTTCGAATAACATGACCTGAATAACTGTGAATGTTTGTTCACagacatttagctgatgcttttaaccAATGTGAAATACAGTCATTTACAGTTTCAAGGTTTTGGTTTCAGTCCCTGCAGCATTGTGGGGTGAGGTACCTTGCTCAATGGCATTTCTATGGAGGAAGGGAAGTAGGGATATCACACGCATTCTTCctaggaagggtgggatttgagccTGCGACCCTGCATCCCAAGAGCACCTCCCCAGGGCTATTACGTACATGATCataatttttttttatcatggttACATGATTATAAAATCATTGCTCCCACAAATCTGTGGTAAGCAGAACCTGGCTCCAACAATTACTGTATTTATTCACATATTATATTTGCACACAAGCTCATAATAAAGCTTTTGTTCTAGATTGTGTGTTGAATAACACAAATAACTATGAACACGCAATGGTGAAAAAGTTCAAATCATTCTTTTTTTAGTTTGAAATGATAGGGACCTTCTCTCCCTCTGGGGATGCAGACTCCCTAATGCAGCCTACATAGGTCAGGGGAAAACCCTGACTGACTGGATTTTAGAATTCAAGATTTGGAGTGAGCAATCTGAAATCATTTTTTGGGGTTTTATTCCATGCCACAAGTACATTTCAGCCATGAAGCTCTTCttcagatttttgttttgttttgttttgttttgttagtctttttgacttaatttatgataggacagtgaaggtggtgacaggaagcgagtggggagatagagacggggaagggctggcaaaggacccgggctgggaatcgaacccgggtcagccacatggtacggccacggcagggcccttctTCAGATTCTTTATATGATtcctcactccaaaaacagtgATTTTGACTGTGATTTCAGGCCTGGAGGGTGGCGAAGGCTTTGGTGTCGGCctgggtgatggtgatggcgcTGGTGACGAAGGCGACGATGTTCTGGAGGCCCTGTGGAGTGCCCAGGACCGGCAGCGCTTCAAGGTAATAGCTCAGTACTACCACTGTACACTATTACACttcagcaggactggactggactggtgatgtggcatagagggcatttctcAGTGGGCCCATCATGTTGGGTATTTTGTAAGTTCTTACCCCCCCTGTCCAGTGCTGCATTATTAGCTGATGTATTTCTACAAAGCGACTTCTTTACAGGGAATTGGTATTACACTCCCTGGAGCGATGTCATTtcaggtgcattgctcaagaGCACATCAGCCATTATCTTCTAGGATGAtgttgggattcaaacctgcaaccccctgagCCTGGAACAACACCCTAACCATCAGACCACGTGTCCAAACTAGTTGtagtttttacatagcctagtgaTAGTGGCTGAATTTGTCCCaatatgggcaattgttttgcagaaGTAGTACAGGTTACAGACACGCACATATCCACATTTCCATTCAAATTTTTCAAGACGTGtcattttaaaataatgttttattAAATCATTTAATATTTATTTAACTATTTTATTCTACTACgaatactactactattactaccactactactactaataataacaataataatgaaatTATAATAATCTGCTAAAACAGGAGGAGATGCAGGAGGTAGCCTACTACTATGAATATAGCTACTACAACAAACATTACCTGCtattgctaataataataataattatattaacAATAATTAAACTTTTAAAACACAGGAGCAGGAGATGCAAAAGCACCAGATGCAGCTGACCATGTACCGGCGGCTGGCTCTGATCCGGTGGGTGCGGACCCTGCAGGCCCGCGTGCAGGACCAGCAGAACCGGCTGCAGGACAGCTTCGACGTCATCCTCACGCACCGCAAGGAGCTGCTGCGCATGGGGGCGGCGACTGCTGTGACCACGGCAACCGCCAGCCACTGAGATGAGAGATGTGGCCGGCTGCCCTCAAAACAAGATGAGAGAGATTTGCAGCCAGCCACTGAGatggtgcacagtaaaaaaaaaatgcagtgttaattcaacactgatagCAAGTAACATTctaagatgttaaatcgactgtCTAAGTGATGAATTACCACTGTGTTTTTATTGT
The Engraulis encrasicolus isolate BLACKSEA-1 chromosome 20, IST_EnEncr_1.0, whole genome shotgun sequence genome window above contains:
- the LOC134435676 gene encoding uncharacterized protein LOC134435676 isoform X1 — encoded protein: MGAKESRSPSRMLQQERPNNATYGAPMSSTLRLLSNNSQQQQLNRKLEKDSNFNFLGENDSTNNYETTRLGGGGDENRNQVRPRSLGPMGREQSSTTTTISTQQHHVGMLTMGPLSPLSRLPCWRPLEPLEEVESGDDAGGRVPPDGAEEGLVDEEMRRLSDDGEKEEVEKELELYSLGSSSRDYGRELGEEEEEEDGLEWGDSDDEEFAFSSHSCSASSLADAGGESGGLGSLSSTWDRLCIGDQSGSVSIRSISIRGSVEGTEPGTEGRSESESEWDAGLEGGEGFGVGLGDGDGAGDEGDDVLEALWSAQDRQRFKEQEMQKHQMQLTMYRRLALIRWVRTLQARVQDQQNRLQDSFDVILTHRKELLRMGAATAVTTATASH
- the LOC134435676 gene encoding uncharacterized protein LOC134435676 isoform X2, producing the protein MLQQERPNNATYGAPMSSTLRLLSNNSQQQQLNRKLEKDSNFNFLGENDSTNNYETTRLGGGGDENRNQVRPRSLGPMGREQSSTTTTISTQQHHVGMLTMGPLSPLSRLPCWRPLEPLEEVESGDDAGGRVPPDGAEEGLVDEEMRRLSDDGEKEEVEKELELYSLGSSSRDYGRELGEEEEEEDGLEWGDSDDEEFAFSSHSCSASSLADAGGESGGLGSLSSTWDRLCIGDQSGSVSIRSISIRGSVEGTEPGTEGRSESESEWDAGLEGGEGFGVGLGDGDGAGDEGDDVLEALWSAQDRQRFKEQEMQKHQMQLTMYRRLALIRWVRTLQARVQDQQNRLQDSFDVILTHRKELLRMGAATAVTTATASH